The window GTCGAGAGAAAGGCTGTGGGGATTACTCCTCTTCATCCAAGGGCAAATAATCTGGGCCTTGCAATCGAGCATCTATTTTTACTAAAGCAGGGTAAAAAGGTCTTAAAGCCTGTATACGATCACTCTACTGGCAGTTTTGGCGACCCTGAATGGGTGGTTCCAATGCCTTACATAATATGCGAGGGTTTGCATCCATTTTTCTTCAAATCTCTGGCAGAGCTTTATGATATGAAGGTTTTCTATGACACCGACCTTGAGTTGAAATTTAACTGGAAGGTAAAAAGAGACACAGCAGAGAGGGGATATTCGGTAGAACAGGTTGCAAAGGAGATTAGACTCAGACAAAGAGATATCAGAAATTTTGTAGAGCCTCAGTGTGCGCTTGCAGATATAATAATCAAATTAAAGATTTCAAAAAATAGCTCTTCTGCAATTGGAGTTGACTGGAAAGAGCCAGTCGACGACCCATGGATAAAAAGATACCTGAAATCATGTAATTTTGATAATTGGCAGTGTTTCACTGAATGGTATGCGGGCAGAAAGATGAACGTTTTTGGGATATACAGCGACTTGATTCAGGATCAGCTAAAAGACATGGGATCTATATTCTCCATACGCCAGGACGTTTTATCCAAGGTTAAAGAGAAAGAGGTAGTGCCTTATAGGACTATGCTGGTCTTGTTCGCTGCCAGAATAAAACAGATCAGAGCATCTAAAGACAAAAATAGCGAGGTGGTGTTCCAAGATGCCGTTTAGCAGGATCGTGTATAAGCCAGAATACGATGAGCTTGAGAAAAAAGCCTTGATTATCAGAAAGAATATAGTAAAGATGATAGCCAAAGCTCAATCTGGACATCCTGGAGGCTCACTTTCCTGCGTGGATATCCTGACATCTCTATACTTCAGGATATTGAGAATCAGCCCAAAGCATCCCAAGGACCCCGAGAGGGATAGATTCATCCTATCAAAAGGCCATGCCGCCCCAGCCTTGTACGCCACCCTTGCCGAGACTGGATTTATCCCGTACGAATGGCTTGACGATCTTAGAAAGATTGGATCCCCCCTGCAAGGCCACCCTGATATGAAAAAGGTGCCAGGAGTCGAGATGTCGACAGGATCTTTGGGACAAGGCCTGAGCGTGGGCGTAGGGATGGCTCTTTCTGCAAAGATTCTGGAAAGCGGCTATAGGGTATTTGTTCTTCTTGGAGACGGAGAGTGTCAGGAAGGGCAGGTGTGGGAGGCCGCTATGTCGGCCTCTCATTACAAACTTACAAACATTGTGGCTATTATCGATAGAAATGGTTTACAGATTGATGGCTGCACAGAGGACGTTATGGGGGTCTCACCCCTGGGGGCGAAGTGGAAGGCTTTTGGGTGGACTGTAATAGAGGTGGACGGTCATGACTTTCTTGAGCTAATACCCGCTCTTGAGGCTATATCGTATACATCCAAGCCCACTGCGATAATTGCCAATACGGTAAAGGGTAAGGGTGTATGTTTTATGGAAAACAATGTGGATTGGCACGGAAAGGCTCCAAAGCCCGATCAATTAGAAGAGGCTCTGAAAGGTTTTGAAGGAGTTGAATTTGTGGAATCTGATGAGGTTGAGGTAGATTCCAGCAATTAAGAAGAAAATAAAGGAAAGGAGCTGTTCTGTGTGACCATTATATCTGATAGGGAGATTGCTACAAGAGAGGCATATGGAAGAGCGCTGGTAGAGCTTGGCAGGCAAAACAACAACGTAGTGGTTCTGGACGCTGATCTTGCCAAGTCTACTCAAACAATAAGATTTGCAAAAGAATTTCCAGATAGATTTTTCGATGTTGGTATTGCAGAGGCAAATATGATAGGCGTGAGCGCTGGATTGGCGGCTTGCGGGATGGTGGTTTTTTGTTCATCTTTTGCAATATTTGCTACCCAAAGGGTGCTAAATCA is drawn from Thermodesulfobium sp. 4217-1 and contains these coding sequences:
- a CDS encoding phosphoribulokinase, with the protein product MSVDPVFIGIAGDSGAGKSTFVRDIAALLGRDKVRTVSFDDYHSLDRVERKAVGITPLHPRANNLGLAIEHLFLLKQGKKVLKPVYDHSTGSFGDPEWVVPMPYIICEGLHPFFFKSLAELYDMKVFYDTDLELKFNWKVKRDTAERGYSVEQVAKEIRLRQRDIRNFVEPQCALADIIIKLKISKNSSSAIGVDWKEPVDDPWIKRYLKSCNFDNWQCFTEWYAGRKMNVFGIYSDLIQDQLKDMGSIFSIRQDVLSKVKEKEVVPYRTMLVLFAARIKQIRASKDKNSEVVFQDAV
- a CDS encoding transketolase, whose product is MPFSRIVYKPEYDELEKKALIIRKNIVKMIAKAQSGHPGGSLSCVDILTSLYFRILRISPKHPKDPERDRFILSKGHAAPALYATLAETGFIPYEWLDDLRKIGSPLQGHPDMKKVPGVEMSTGSLGQGLSVGVGMALSAKILESGYRVFVLLGDGECQEGQVWEAAMSASHYKLTNIVAIIDRNGLQIDGCTEDVMGVSPLGAKWKAFGWTVIEVDGHDFLELIPALEAISYTSKPTAIIANTVKGKGVCFMENNVDWHGKAPKPDQLEEALKGFEGVEFVESDEVEVDSSN